The genomic region TGGCGACGTTGATCAGTGTGAGCCTTCCCATGGGGCGTGCGATTAACACCGAGTCCGTCAACGGACCGACGCGTAAGACGCAATCGATGCTATCTTCCACGAGATTTACAGCACGATCGGTAACGCCAAGCTCAATCGATATTTCCGGATAGGTATCGAGAAAGTCGGGCAAGGCAGGAGCGACGATAAGGCGTCCAATTCGGCCGGGTACGTCGACTTTAAGTTTGCCGGATGGCTTTGCTGCCGTCTGGCGGAAAAGCCCTTCGGTTTCTTCCACGTCTGCTATGACGCGCAGACAGCGCTCGTAAAATGCGACGCCATCTTGTGTCGGCGAGACCTGTCTCGTCGTTCGGTGGAGAAGTCTCGTGCCGACGCGCTCTTCAAGTTCCAGGACGGCAGCAGAGACCGACGACCGCGGCATGCCAAGCGTATCTGCCGCGCGTGTGAAGCTGGAGCATTCGACGACACGCGCGAATACGCGAAATAGCTCGATCCGATCCAAGTCGCTGAAACAACCTTTCATTGCGCGTAAATTCTGACAAGTGATGTCGTAATATAATGATTTATCCGCAAATTATAGACTGTACGGTGTCGAGCGAACAGATACTGACAAGGTGATAGAAGTGAAAATGGCTGATCACAGCATCAAAGGAAAAACCGCAATCATTGCGGGCGGCGCCAAGAATCTTGGAGGTCTTATCGCGCGCGATCTAGCTGCTCACGGCGCCAAGGCGATTGCTATTCACTACAACACTGCGGCGAGCAAGGAAGCGGCTGAGGAGACTGTTGCGGCCGTGAAAAAGCTCGGGGCCGAGGCGATCGCGGTTCAGGGTGATCTCACGACGGCCACAGCCATGGAAAAGCTTTTCGCCGATGCCGTCGCAGCGCTCGGGCGTCCGGACATCGCCATCAATACGGTTGGCAAAGTTCTGAAAAAGCCGATGGTTGAAATATCTGAGGCGGAATACGACGAGATGAGTGCCGTCAACGCCAAGGCCGCGTTCTTCTTTCTCAAAGAGGCCGGTAAGCACATCAACGACAACGGCAAGATCGTAACGGTGGTAACGTCTCTCCTTGGCGCTTACACGCCATTCTATTCGAGTTATGCCGGTACCAAAGCACCCGTCGAGCATTTCACCCGTGCGGCATCAAAAGAGTTCGGCGAGCGCGGCATTTCGGTGACGGCGATCGGCCCGGGCCCGATGGATACGCCATTCTTCTATCCGGCAGAAGGAGCCGATGCCGTTGCGTATCACAAGACTGCCGCGGCGCTGTCGCAGTATTCGAAGACTGGTCTGACAGACATCGAAGATATTGTGCCTTGGATCCGCATGCTTGTCTCGGACGGCTGGTGGATGACAGGGCAAACGATCTTGGTCAATGGCGGTTACACGACGAAATAGACGATCATGGCGAGGAACCGCATCCTACTTTGGCAGTGGGCCGCGGTTCCTCGCGCTTAGCGATTAGAAGCGTTCGCCGACCATTTCTTCGCTTTTGGCCCACAGCGCCATCGCCCTTTCAGGGTCCAGTGCATAAGCGCGCACTCCGCCGCTCACGATGTCCATCTTGCCATCGGTTACGGACGCGACGTGGCAATCTTCGCAGTACTTTGCGCCGATTTCATCGGCTGGCGCTACGAAACCCGCCCACACGGTTGTTGCGGCGCCCTGCGGAACGGTCTTCCACTGGAATGGCGGTCTTCCGGCCGCTGCGGCTTGAGCATTGATCTGCTTCAATAGTTCATCGATCTCGCCGGGCTGCATATGGCGCGCAAGCTCGGTGGCGATGCCACCCGGATGTATCGCGGTGGCGCGAGCGCCCTTTTCTTTGTGGCGTCGGTCGAATTCGACAGCAAACAGAATATTCGCTGTCTTCGAGCGACCGTAAGCGACCATGGGATCGTAAGGCGTATTCGCGAAATTCGGATCGTCGAGATCGACGTCGGAATAACGGTGGCCGGCAGATGAGACGTTCACCAGCCGTCCGCCGGGTGCGATCAATGAGGCGATGCGGTTGACGAGGACGAAGTGTCCGAGGTGATTGGTTCCGAACTGCATCTCGAAGCCATCTTCCGTGTGCCAGAAGGGCGTGCGCATGACGCCGGCATTGGCGATCACAACGTCGAAAGGACGTCCGTCAGCCAGCAGAGCGTCGGCGCACGCGCGTACGCTTTTGAGGGAGGCGAGATCGAGATCTATAAATGTGATGCTGCCGCGGTTCTGGACTTCGGCGCGGGCTTCTGCCGTCGCACGCTCTGCCTTCGCAAGGTCGCGTACGGCGCCGACGACTTCTGCGCCGTGGGCTGCTAGTGCACGCGCGGTCTCGACGCCTAAGCCCGCTGAAACGCCCGTTACAAGTATGCGTTTGCCATGCAAGTTGACGTCTTGAAGGACATCTTCCGTTGTTGAGGTTGCTCCGAAAGCCGCGGCCATGACACTCTCCTTTATACCAGTAGACGCACGCCTCCGTTGGCGGCGGAGCATTGTCTGCCGACCCGATTTGGCATAAAAGGAGGGTGCCTCCATTTATATACGGAGGCATTCTCCGTTTATCAAGAGGCATTTCGTGTGTGAGCGATAAAGGTAAGCCTACTGCGGCCCGGAAGGTCCGCGTCGATGCGGAGCGCAATCGGCTTCGCCTGCTGGAAACAGCGAAAGGGGTCTTTGCGGACAAAGGATCAGCCGCGAGCCTGGAGGAGATTGCACGCGATGCCGGTGTCGGCATCGGAACGCTGTATCGGCATTTTCCGACGCGCGATGCGCTCATCGAAGCGGTCTATCGCAACGAGACCGAGCAATTGATGGCGGCGGCTATACGGCTCGCGAAAGAGCGACCGCCGGTCGATGCGTTGCGTGCGTGGTTGCTTATTTTTGTCGACTACATGGCGATCAAGCACGGGATGTCGGAAGCATTGAGTTCACTCGTTTGCGGACCGTCAGATCTTTACGCGTCATCCGGCGCCAAGGTCACCCAGGCGATCTCGACGTTGGTCGAAAACGCGACGGCGAGTGGCGATATTCGGCTGTCGGTCGAGCCTCTCGATCTTTTGCGGGCGTTGGCCGGCGTCGCGACGATTGCGACGGGTCCATCGGGAACTGATGCGGCCAAACGTTTGGTCGATATTCTCCTGGCGGGAATTTCCACGCGCACATAGTCAGGGTGACAGGCATCGTCTTGTCCTGTCGTGCGCGGGGGCAAAAGCGGGAGGCATTGTGTCGAACTACAAGATTTATCTGGCGGGGCCTGAAGTATTTTTGCCCGAATTTGGAAAGCCAGTCTTCGACGCAAAAAAAGCGCTGTGTGCTGAATTTGATTTCGAGGGCGTATCACCGATGGACGGCGAGCTGGATCTCGGCAAACTCTCGGCGTTCAGCCAGGGCATCGCTATTTATCGCGGTAATCTCGATCACATGAAGAGATGCGATGCCGTGATTGCAAATATGACGCCCTTCCGGGGCGTGAGTATGGATCCAGGCACGGCATTCGAAATGGGGTTCATGGCTGCCACGGGCAAGCCGGTCCTCGGCTACACGCATGTGACGTCGCCGTTCCATCAGAGATCGAGCGGATATTACGAACATGGTCGAGCGGATTTGCTGGAGATGTACAGCGCGGGCACGTCGGTCGAGCGTTTCGACATGTCGGACAATCTGATGATGGTGAGCGCCGTACATGAGAGCGGATTTCGCGTTCATCAAGTGGATGTTCAGGCGGGAACCGAACTGACTTCCTTGGAAGGATTTCGCTCCTGTTTGATTGATTTGTCGGCGCTTTGCGGCAATCGGCGAGTATAAGACGTTTTCAATAGAACTCTTCGGTACGTCGGCCCTCGCGCCGTATGCGAACGATGTCTCTTATTTCTCTGCTGATAGTCGCAGATCATCGCTCTGTGTTGAGAGCGAACCTATAGGATAGGTGGTCGGGAGTTCCGCAAGCAAAAGTGCTTCGCCACGAATGCCCGCTCTCGCTAGGTCCAGGCCGTCGGGACCGCTGATGCCGCTCATGCCTGTATACTCAAGTTCCGCTTCGGTACCGCAATGATTTGCGTAGGCGAGAAATAGTCCATTCTCAAGTGCGCGGGCGCGGACGAATGTGGTCGGAACCTCGACAAAGGGAAGCATATTCGCGGTTGGCGCGACGATGAGATCCGCGCCGCGTCGCTTCAATGCGCGGGCGAATTCTGGAAATTCGATATCGTAGCAGATCGCCATTCCGATCGTGCAGTCGCCGAGGCGGGCGACGACCAATTCGTCACCGGCGGTGAACAATTCTTGTTCCTTCGGACCGAACAGGTGAATCTTCCGATAAAGCGCGACGAGATTGCCCTGCGTGTCGAAAAGGGCGGAACTATTGAAAACGTTTTTTCCGTCGCGTTCGGCAAACCCAACACATATCGCGCAGCTTTCGCGTGCTGCGATTTTAGCGACGGCGGTGAGCGAGGGGCCATCCATTGCTTCTGCCAACTCGGCTGCTCTGGAGCCGATGTTGTATCCCGTCAAGAATAGTTCGGGCAGAACGACAAGATCGGTCCCCCAGCATGCCGCTGTGTGGACGGCTCTACTGATCGTGGCGATATTCTTCGCTTTGTCCCCAAGTGCAGCGCTTACCTGACAGACAGCCAGTCGCATTTTATTTCAGCTCCGTATCCTGGATTACTCGTTGAGTGGCGCCTGCTTTGGCGGATCTGATCGCAAGCCTCTTTGTAAGTGCGCCGGCTTTCAAGTCTGAAGTTTGACCCCATGCACGGATGTGCAAAGGCTTATGCATCAAAGTGCAAGACCTCTGCGGCATAAGAGTTATCGTGCACTTTATGTATATCGAAGCCCACAGGAGCTAAGTGACCTTGATGCCGTCTATCCTTGTCGTCTCTGCCAGCCCTTCCGAGAAATCGAAGACGGCAGCATTGGCGCAGCATGTTGCCGATCGTCTGACTTCGATGGAGATGGAAGCCCGGCACTTGCGGCTGAGGGATTTGCCGCCCGAGGCGTTGGTGCGCGCGGATACCAAAAATACTCAGATCGCAGAGGCGGCGGCTCTTCTTAAGGACGCCCATGGCGTCGTTTTGGTTACGCCTACCTACAAGGCGTCCTATTCCGGCCTGCTCAAGGTTTTTCTCGATCTTCTGCCGCAATATGCGCTCGCGGGTAAAGCAATCCTTCCTCTGGCGACTGGCGGAACGTTGGCCCATGCGCTCATGCTTGATTACGCGTTGCGACCGGTACTTCATGCGCTTGGCGCACGTCATTCCGTCCAGGGACATTTCGTTATCGAGAGCGTTCTCGATCCGACGTCAGATGGACTGATCACAGACGCGCGTTATAGCGAGATGCTAGATCAGGTGGTCGGTCAATTCGATGAAGCCGTGAAGTTTGCTGCGAAGAGCGTTGCATAATAGAGGTACGCTCTGTTCCTTTTTTTTGTTGTCAGTATTTTGTCACGGGACGAGGCGGAGGATGAGATCGCATCCTCCGCCTCTCATCGCATTAGAACGCGACAAGATTTTCTTTCAGGGTCTTGCCGGTGTATTCGGTGCGAACCAGACCTTTTCTTTGCAGAACAGGTACGAGGCCGTCGCACACTTCGATAACGGTCCGGCGGTTCGTCGATTGCACGGGTGTCGTGATGAGAAAGCCGTCACCGCCAACGGCGGCCATTGTGTCAGCCATTTTATCCGCAACTTGTTCTGGCGTTCCCACGAGTTCGACCGAACCAACGATGCCGCCGGATGCTTCGACGACGAGCTGACGAAGCGTCTTGTTCGAACCCCATTGCTGGAACATGTCGAGCGAGCCCTGTTCGCCGTTCGTGATAAGCTTCTCAGGCAGCGGCTTGTTGATGTCGTACTTCTTGAAATTGATATCCGTGATGGCCGAGATGAGCGCGAGGCATTGTTCCAGAAACATTGGATCGGACGTCTTGCGCGCGTTCTTTGCCTTGGCCTCTTCTTCCGTTTCCGCGAGAACCGGTGCGACGAGGAAGAGTATCTTGATGTCGTCCGGATTGCGGCCGTGGGCTTTGGCGCGTTCTCGTACGTCGTCGCGGAATGCTTTCATCTTTTCGATGCCCGGCGCCACGGCGACGATCGAGTTGGCGTGCCTGGCGGCGAAGTCTCGGCCTTTGGGAGATCCGCCGGCCTGCACCAGAGCGGGCACGCCTTGCGGTGAGCGGACGGTATTGAGTGGGCCGCGGCACTTGAAGAATTTGCCTTCAAAGTTGACCGCGTGAACTTTTCTGAAGTCGGCATACGTCGATGTCGCGCGGTCGCGAATGACTGCATCCGGCTCCCAGGAGTTCCAGAGTTTGTAGCACAGGTTCATGTATTCATCGGCCATCTCGTACCGCAGCTCGCGAGGAGGTAGTGCATCGAGGCCGAAGTTTTGTGCAGCAGCGTTTTCTGCCGAGGTCACGATGTTCCAGCCGAAGCGGCCGCCTGCGATGCTGTCAACGGTCGAAGCAAGGCGTGCCAGCAGAAACGGCGGATAGGCCAGCGTCGACATGGTGGCGACGACGCCGAGTTTGCTTGTTGCAGCGCTGATCATCGTCGCCAACGGTACGGGATCATGCTTCGGTGCAAATCCAAGAGCGTGCTTCAAGGTGATTTCAGCGGTGCCGCCGTAGGATTCGGAAATGGCGAGTTTGTCTTCGAGCATGATGTAATCGAAGCAGGCACGTTCGAGCGACTGGGCCATTTCAACGTAAAACTTGCCGTTCCACGGGGCGCCGCCGTTCGAGAAGGGGCCTAACCATTCGTCGGCGGTGAAGTTCGTGAACCAGCCGAGATGGAAGCGTTTAGCGGTCATTCATTATCTCCATTGAGACGCTGTCGTTATTTGGTGCGTCTGCCCAACGATAAGATCCCGCCT from Hyphomicrobium sp. MC1 harbors:
- a CDS encoding LysR family transcriptional regulator, producing the protein MDRIELFRVFARVVECSSFTRAADTLGMPRSSVSAAVLELEERVGTRLLHRTTRQVSPTQDGVAFYERCLRVIADVEETEGLFRQTAAKPSGKLKVDVPGRIGRLIVAPALPDFLDTYPEISIELGVTDRAVNLVEDSIDCVLRVGPLTDSVLIARPMGRLTLINVASPSYLRRHRIPKTPADLTEHWAIQYASPSTGRTEDWEWFEDGILRTLSMRSRVTVNSAEAYIACALAGLGLIQIPAFDVRRYIEAGELCEVMPTYRAAPMPITLLYPHRQHLSRRLQIFAEWLEKLIKREVVRAQ
- a CDS encoding SDR family oxidoreductase, coding for MADHSIKGKTAIIAGGAKNLGGLIARDLAAHGAKAIAIHYNTAASKEAAEETVAAVKKLGAEAIAVQGDLTTATAMEKLFADAVAALGRPDIAINTVGKVLKKPMVEISEAEYDEMSAVNAKAAFFFLKEAGKHINDNGKIVTVVTSLLGAYTPFYSSYAGTKAPVEHFTRAASKEFGERGISVTAIGPGPMDTPFFYPAEGADAVAYHKTAAALSQYSKTGLTDIEDIVPWIRMLVSDGWWMTGQTILVNGGYTTK
- a CDS encoding SDR family NAD(P)-dependent oxidoreductase, with the protein product MAAAFGATSTTEDVLQDVNLHGKRILVTGVSAGLGVETARALAAHGAEVVGAVRDLAKAERATAEARAEVQNRGSITFIDLDLASLKSVRACADALLADGRPFDVVIANAGVMRTPFWHTEDGFEMQFGTNHLGHFVLVNRIASLIAPGGRLVNVSSAGHRYSDVDLDDPNFANTPYDPMVAYGRSKTANILFAVEFDRRHKEKGARATAIHPGGIATELARHMQPGEIDELLKQINAQAAAAGRPPFQWKTVPQGAATTVWAGFVAPADEIGAKYCEDCHVASVTDGKMDIVSGGVRAYALDPERAMALWAKSEEMVGERF
- a CDS encoding TetR/AcrR family transcriptional regulator, whose amino-acid sequence is MSDKGKPTAARKVRVDAERNRLRLLETAKGVFADKGSAASLEEIARDAGVGIGTLYRHFPTRDALIEAVYRNETEQLMAAAIRLAKERPPVDALRAWLLIFVDYMAIKHGMSEALSSLVCGPSDLYASSGAKVTQAISTLVENATASGDIRLSVEPLDLLRALAGVATIATGPSGTDAAKRLVDILLAGISTRT
- a CDS encoding nucleoside 2-deoxyribosyltransferase gives rise to the protein MSNYKIYLAGPEVFLPEFGKPVFDAKKALCAEFDFEGVSPMDGELDLGKLSAFSQGIAIYRGNLDHMKRCDAVIANMTPFRGVSMDPGTAFEMGFMAATGKPVLGYTHVTSPFHQRSSGYYEHGRADLLEMYSAGTSVERFDMSDNLMMVSAVHESGFRVHQVDVQAGTELTSLEGFRSCLIDLSALCGNRRV
- a CDS encoding carbon-nitrogen hydrolase family protein; translation: MRLAVCQVSAALGDKAKNIATISRAVHTAACWGTDLVVLPELFLTGYNIGSRAAELAEAMDGPSLTAVAKIAARESCAICVGFAERDGKNVFNSSALFDTQGNLVALYRKIHLFGPKEQELFTAGDELVVARLGDCTIGMAICYDIEFPEFARALKRRGADLIVAPTANMLPFVEVPTTFVRARALENGLFLAYANHCGTEAELEYTGMSGISGPDGLDLARAGIRGEALLLAELPTTYPIGSLSTQSDDLRLSAEK
- the ssuE gene encoding NADPH-dependent FMN reductase; amino-acid sequence: MPSILVVSASPSEKSKTAALAQHVADRLTSMEMEARHLRLRDLPPEALVRADTKNTQIAEAAALLKDAHGVVLVTPTYKASYSGLLKVFLDLLPQYALAGKAILPLATGGTLAHALMLDYALRPVLHALGARHSVQGHFVIESVLDPTSDGLITDARYSEMLDQVVGQFDEAVKFAAKSVA
- a CDS encoding NtaA/DmoA family FMN-dependent monooxygenase (This protein belongs to a clade of FMN-dependent monooxygenases, within a broader family of flavin-dependent oxidoreductases, the luciferase-like monooxygenase (LMM) family, some of whose members use coenzyme F420 rather than FMN.) — its product is MTAKRFHLGWFTNFTADEWLGPFSNGGAPWNGKFYVEMAQSLERACFDYIMLEDKLAISESYGGTAEITLKHALGFAPKHDPVPLATMISAATSKLGVVATMSTLAYPPFLLARLASTVDSIAGGRFGWNIVTSAENAAAQNFGLDALPPRELRYEMADEYMNLCYKLWNSWEPDAVIRDRATSTYADFRKVHAVNFEGKFFKCRGPLNTVRSPQGVPALVQAGGSPKGRDFAARHANSIVAVAPGIEKMKAFRDDVRERAKAHGRNPDDIKILFLVAPVLAETEEEAKAKNARKTSDPMFLEQCLALISAITDINFKKYDINKPLPEKLITNGEQGSLDMFQQWGSNKTLRQLVVEASGGIVGSVELVGTPEQVADKMADTMAAVGGDGFLITTPVQSTNRRTVIEVCDGLVPVLQRKGLVRTEYTGKTLKENLVAF